The Arvicanthis niloticus isolate mArvNil1 chromosome 2, mArvNil1.pat.X, whole genome shotgun sequence genome includes a window with the following:
- the Rbm39 gene encoding RNA-binding protein 39 isoform X6, with translation MKNVAKKLKVLHNNYLSPPHNNFVRRKKSKSRSRSHERKRSKSKERKRSRDRERKKSKSRERKRSRSKERRRSRSRSRDRRFRGRYRSPYVILCFLFSSGPKFNSAIRGKIGLPHSIKLSRRRSRSKSPFRKDKSPVREPIDNLTPEERDARTVFCMQLAARIRPRDLEEFFSTVGKVRDVRMISDRNSRRSKGIAYVEFVDVSSVPLAIGLTGQRVLGVPIIVQASQAEKNRAAAMANNLQKGSAGPMRLYVGSLHFNITEDMLRGIFEPFGRIESIQLMMDSETGRSKGYGFITFSDSECAKKALEQLNGFELAGRPMKVGHVTERTDASSASSFLDSDELERTGIDLGTTGRLQLMARLAEGTGLQIPPAAQQALQMSGSLAFGAVAEFSFVIDLQTRLSQQTEASALAAAASVQPLATQCFQLSNMFNPQTEEEVGWDTEIKDDVIEECNKHGGVIHIYVDKNSAQGNVYVKCPSIAAAIAAVNALHGRWFAGKMITAAYVPLPTYHNLFPDSMTATQLLVPSRR, from the exons ATGAAGAACGTAGCAAAAA AGCTCAAAGTGCTTCATAATAACTACCTCAGTCCTCCTCACAACAACTTTGTTAG gagaaaaaaaagcaagagcaGAAGTCGTAGtcatgagagaaaaagaagcaaaagtaaAGAACGGAAACGAAGTCgagatagagaaaggaaaaagagcaaAAGCCGAGAGCGGAAACGAAGTAGAAGCAAAGAACGGAGACGAAGCCGCTCACGAAGTCGAGATAGAAGATTCCGAGGCCGCTACAGAAGTCCCTA tgtaattttgtgttttctttttagctCCGGACCAAAATTTAACAGTGCCATCCGAGGAAAGATTGGGTTGCCTCATAGCATCAAATTAAG CAGAAGACGTTCCCGAAGCAAAAGTCCATTCAGGAAAGACAAGAGCCCTGTGAG GGAACCTATTGATAATCTCACTCCTGAGGAAAGAGATGCAAGGACAGTTTTCTGCATGCAACTGGCAGCAAGAATTCGACCAAGAGATTTGGAAGAATTTTTCTCTACAGTAGGAAAG GTTCGAGATGTAAGAATGATTTCTGATAGAAATTCAAGACGTTCCAAAGGAATTGCCTATGTGGAATTTGTTGATGTCAGTTCAGTGCCTCTAGCAATTGGATTAACTGGCCAACGAGTTTTAGGAGTGCCAATCATAGTACAGGCATCACAG GCAGAAAAAAACAGAGCTGCTGCAATGGCAAACAATTTACAAAAGGGAAGTGCTGGACCTATGAGGCTCTACGTGGGCTCGTTGCACTTTAACATAACTGAAGATATGCTTCGGGGGATCTTTGAACCTTTTGGAAGG ATTGAAAGTATTCAGCTCATGATGGATAGTGAAACTGGTCGATCTAAGGGATATGGATTCATTACA TTTTCTGATTCAGAATGTGCCAAAAAGGCTTTGGAACAGCTTAATGGATTTGAGTTAGCTGGGAGACCAATGAAAGTTGGACATGTTACTGAACGAACTGATGCTTCTAGTGCTAGCTCATTTTTGGACAGTGATGAACTAGAAAGGACTGGAATTGACTTGGGAACAACTGGACGTCTCCAGTTAATGGCAAGACTTGCAGAGG GTACCGGTTTGCAGATTCCACCAGCAGCACAGCAAGCTTTACAAATGAGTGGCTCTTTGGCATTTGGTGCTGTGGCAG AATTCTCTTTTGTTATAGATTTGCAAACACGACTTTCCCAACAGACTGAAG CCTCAGCTTTAGCTGCAGCTGCATCTGTTCAACCTCTAGCCACACAGTGTTTCCAACTTTCCAACATGTTTAATCCTCAAAC agaaGAAGAAGTTGGATGGGATACAGAGATTAAAGATGATGTCATTGAAGAATGTAATAAACATGGAGGAGTCATTCATATTTATGTTGACAAAAATTCAGCTCAG GGCAATGTGTATGTGAAGTGCCCATCTATTGCTGCAGCTATTGCTGCTGTCAATGCATTGCATGGCAGGTGGTTTGCTG
- the Rbm39 gene encoding RNA-binding protein 39 isoform X13, with the protein MQLAARIRPRDLEEFFSTVGKVRDVRMISDRNSRRSKGIAYVEFVDVSSVPLAIGLTGQRVLGVPIIVQASQAEKNRAAAMANNLQKGSAGPMRLYVGSLHFNITEDMLRGIFEPFGRIESIQLMMDSETGRSKGYGFITFSDSECAKKALEQLNGFELAGRPMKVGHVTERTDASSASSFLDSDELERTGIDLGTTGRLQLMARLAEGTGLQIPPAAQQALQMSGSLAFGAVAEFSFVIDLQTRLSQQTEASALAAAASVQPLATQCFQLSNMFNPQTEEEVGWDTEIKDDVIEECNKHGGVIHIYVDKNSAQGNVYVKCPSIAAAIAAVNALHGRWFAGKMITAAYVPLPTYHNLFPDSMTATQLLVPSRR; encoded by the exons ATGCAACTGGCAGCAAGAATTCGACCAAGAGATTTGGAAGAATTTTTCTCTACAGTAGGAAAG GTTCGAGATGTAAGAATGATTTCTGATAGAAATTCAAGACGTTCCAAAGGAATTGCCTATGTGGAATTTGTTGATGTCAGTTCAGTGCCTCTAGCAATTGGATTAACTGGCCAACGAGTTTTAGGAGTGCCAATCATAGTACAGGCATCACAG GCAGAAAAAAACAGAGCTGCTGCAATGGCAAACAATTTACAAAAGGGAAGTGCTGGACCTATGAGGCTCTACGTGGGCTCGTTGCACTTTAACATAACTGAAGATATGCTTCGGGGGATCTTTGAACCTTTTGGAAGG ATTGAAAGTATTCAGCTCATGATGGATAGTGAAACTGGTCGATCTAAGGGATATGGATTCATTACA TTTTCTGATTCAGAATGTGCCAAAAAGGCTTTGGAACAGCTTAATGGATTTGAGTTAGCTGGGAGACCAATGAAAGTTGGACATGTTACTGAACGAACTGATGCTTCTAGTGCTAGCTCATTTTTGGACAGTGATGAACTAGAAAGGACTGGAATTGACTTGGGAACAACTGGACGTCTCCAGTTAATGGCAAGACTTGCAGAGG GTACCGGTTTGCAGATTCCACCAGCAGCACAGCAAGCTTTACAAATGAGTGGCTCTTTGGCATTTGGTGCTGTGGCAG AATTCTCTTTTGTTATAGATTTGCAAACACGACTTTCCCAACAGACTGAAG CCTCAGCTTTAGCTGCAGCTGCATCTGTTCAACCTCTAGCCACACAGTGTTTCCAACTTTCCAACATGTTTAATCCTCAAAC agaaGAAGAAGTTGGATGGGATACAGAGATTAAAGATGATGTCATTGAAGAATGTAATAAACATGGAGGAGTCATTCATATTTATGTTGACAAAAATTCAGCTCAG GGCAATGTGTATGTGAAGTGCCCATCTATTGCTGCAGCTATTGCTGCTGTCAATGCATTGCATGGCAGGTGGTTTGCTG
- the Rbm39 gene encoding RNA-binding protein 39 isoform X11, producing MADDIDIEAMLEAPYKKDENKLNSANGHEERSKKRKKSKSRSRSHERKRSKSKERKRSRDRERKKSKSRERKRSRSKERRRSRSRSRDRRFRGRYRSPYRRRSRSKSPFRKDKSPVREPIDNLTPEERDARTVFCMQLAARIRPRDLEEFFSTVGKVRDVRMISDRNSRRSKGIAYVEFVDVSSVPLAIGLTGQRVLGVPIIVQASQAEKNRAAAMANNLQKGSAGPMRLYVGSLHFNITEDMLRGIFEPFGRIESIQLMMDSETGRSKGYGFITFSDSECAKKALEQLNGFELAGRPMKVGHVTERTDASSASSFLDSDELERTGIDLGTTGRLQLMARLAEGTGLQIPPAAQQALQMSGSLAFGAVAEFSFVIDLQTRLSQQTEASALAAAASVQPLATQCFQLSNMFNPQTEEEVGWDTEIKDDVIEECNKHGGVIHIYVDKNSAQGNVYVKCPSIAAAIAAVNALHGRWFAGKMITAAYVPLPTYHNLFPDSMTATQLLVPSRR from the exons ATGGCAGACGATATTGATATTGAAGCAATGCTTGAGGCCCCTTACAAGAAG GATGAGAACAAGTTGAACAGTGCTAACGGCCATGAAGAACGTAGCAAAAA gagaaaaaaaagcaagagcaGAAGTCGTAGtcatgagagaaaaagaagcaaaagtaaAGAACGGAAACGAAGTCgagatagagaaaggaaaaagagcaaAAGCCGAGAGCGGAAACGAAGTAGAAGCAAAGAACGGAGACGAAGCCGCTCACGAAGTCGAGATAGAAGATTCCGAGGCCGCTACAGAAGTCCCTA CAGAAGACGTTCCCGAAGCAAAAGTCCATTCAGGAAAGACAAGAGCCCTGTGAG GGAACCTATTGATAATCTCACTCCTGAGGAAAGAGATGCAAGGACAGTTTTCTGCATGCAACTGGCAGCAAGAATTCGACCAAGAGATTTGGAAGAATTTTTCTCTACAGTAGGAAAG GTTCGAGATGTAAGAATGATTTCTGATAGAAATTCAAGACGTTCCAAAGGAATTGCCTATGTGGAATTTGTTGATGTCAGTTCAGTGCCTCTAGCAATTGGATTAACTGGCCAACGAGTTTTAGGAGTGCCAATCATAGTACAGGCATCACAG GCAGAAAAAAACAGAGCTGCTGCAATGGCAAACAATTTACAAAAGGGAAGTGCTGGACCTATGAGGCTCTACGTGGGCTCGTTGCACTTTAACATAACTGAAGATATGCTTCGGGGGATCTTTGAACCTTTTGGAAGG ATTGAAAGTATTCAGCTCATGATGGATAGTGAAACTGGTCGATCTAAGGGATATGGATTCATTACA TTTTCTGATTCAGAATGTGCCAAAAAGGCTTTGGAACAGCTTAATGGATTTGAGTTAGCTGGGAGACCAATGAAAGTTGGACATGTTACTGAACGAACTGATGCTTCTAGTGCTAGCTCATTTTTGGACAGTGATGAACTAGAAAGGACTGGAATTGACTTGGGAACAACTGGACGTCTCCAGTTAATGGCAAGACTTGCAGAGG GTACCGGTTTGCAGATTCCACCAGCAGCACAGCAAGCTTTACAAATGAGTGGCTCTTTGGCATTTGGTGCTGTGGCAG AATTCTCTTTTGTTATAGATTTGCAAACACGACTTTCCCAACAGACTGAAG CCTCAGCTTTAGCTGCAGCTGCATCTGTTCAACCTCTAGCCACACAGTGTTTCCAACTTTCCAACATGTTTAATCCTCAAAC agaaGAAGAAGTTGGATGGGATACAGAGATTAAAGATGATGTCATTGAAGAATGTAATAAACATGGAGGAGTCATTCATATTTATGTTGACAAAAATTCAGCTCAG GGCAATGTGTATGTGAAGTGCCCATCTATTGCTGCAGCTATTGCTGCTGTCAATGCATTGCATGGCAGGTGGTTTGCTG
- the Rbm39 gene encoding RNA-binding protein 39 isoform X8: MADDIDIEAMLEAPYKKDENKLNSANGHEERSKKRKKSKSRSRSHERKRSKSKERKRSRDRERKKSKSRERKRSRSKERRRSRSRSRDRRFRGRYRSPYSGPKFNSAIRGKIGLPHSIKLRRRSRSKSPFRKDKSPVREPIDNLTPEERDARTVFCMQLAARIRPRDLEEFFSTVGKVRDVRMISDRNSRRSKGIAYVEFVDVSSVPLAIGLTGQRVLGVPIIVQASQAEKNRAAAMANNLQKGSAGPMRLYVGSLHFNITEDMLRGIFEPFGRIESIQLMMDSETGRSKGYGFITFSDSECAKKALEQLNGFELAGRPMKVGHVTERTDASSASSFLDSDELERTGIDLGTTGRLQLMARLAEGTGLQIPPAAQQALQMSGSLAFGAVADLQTRLSQQTEASALAAAASVQPLATQCFQLSNMFNPQTEEEVGWDTEIKDDVIEECNKHGGVIHIYVDKNSAQGNVYVKCPSIAAAIAAVNALHGRWFAGKMITAAYVPLPTYHNLFPDSMTATQLLVPSRR, translated from the exons ATGGCAGACGATATTGATATTGAAGCAATGCTTGAGGCCCCTTACAAGAAG GATGAGAACAAGTTGAACAGTGCTAACGGCCATGAAGAACGTAGCAAAAA gagaaaaaaaagcaagagcaGAAGTCGTAGtcatgagagaaaaagaagcaaaagtaaAGAACGGAAACGAAGTCgagatagagaaaggaaaaagagcaaAAGCCGAGAGCGGAAACGAAGTAGAAGCAAAGAACGGAGACGAAGCCGCTCACGAAGTCGAGATAGAAGATTCCGAGGCCGCTACAGAAGTCCCTA ctCCGGACCAAAATTTAACAGTGCCATCCGAGGAAAGATTGGGTTGCCTCATAGCATCAAATTAAG AAGACGTTCCCGAAGCAAAAGTCCATTCAGGAAAGACAAGAGCCCTGTGAG GGAACCTATTGATAATCTCACTCCTGAGGAAAGAGATGCAAGGACAGTTTTCTGCATGCAACTGGCAGCAAGAATTCGACCAAGAGATTTGGAAGAATTTTTCTCTACAGTAGGAAAG GTTCGAGATGTAAGAATGATTTCTGATAGAAATTCAAGACGTTCCAAAGGAATTGCCTATGTGGAATTTGTTGATGTCAGTTCAGTGCCTCTAGCAATTGGATTAACTGGCCAACGAGTTTTAGGAGTGCCAATCATAGTACAGGCATCACAG GCAGAAAAAAACAGAGCTGCTGCAATGGCAAACAATTTACAAAAGGGAAGTGCTGGACCTATGAGGCTCTACGTGGGCTCGTTGCACTTTAACATAACTGAAGATATGCTTCGGGGGATCTTTGAACCTTTTGGAAGG ATTGAAAGTATTCAGCTCATGATGGATAGTGAAACTGGTCGATCTAAGGGATATGGATTCATTACA TTTTCTGATTCAGAATGTGCCAAAAAGGCTTTGGAACAGCTTAATGGATTTGAGTTAGCTGGGAGACCAATGAAAGTTGGACATGTTACTGAACGAACTGATGCTTCTAGTGCTAGCTCATTTTTGGACAGTGATGAACTAGAAAGGACTGGAATTGACTTGGGAACAACTGGACGTCTCCAGTTAATGGCAAGACTTGCAGAGG GTACCGGTTTGCAGATTCCACCAGCAGCACAGCAAGCTTTACAAATGAGTGGCTCTTTGGCATTTGGTGCTGTGGCAG ATTTGCAAACACGACTTTCCCAACAGACTGAAG CCTCAGCTTTAGCTGCAGCTGCATCTGTTCAACCTCTAGCCACACAGTGTTTCCAACTTTCCAACATGTTTAATCCTCAAAC agaaGAAGAAGTTGGATGGGATACAGAGATTAAAGATGATGTCATTGAAGAATGTAATAAACATGGAGGAGTCATTCATATTTATGTTGACAAAAATTCAGCTCAG GGCAATGTGTATGTGAAGTGCCCATCTATTGCTGCAGCTATTGCTGCTGTCAATGCATTGCATGGCAGGTGGTTTGCTG
- the Rbm39 gene encoding RNA-binding protein 39 isoform X5, translating to MADDIDIEAMLEAPYKKDENKLNSANGHEERSKKRKKSKSRSRSHERKRSKSKERKRSRDRERKKSKSRERKRSRSKERRRSRSRSRDRRFRGRYRSPYSGPKFNSAIRGKIGLPHSIKLRRRSRSKSPFRKDKSPVREPIDNLTPEERDARTVFCMQLAARIRPRDLEEFFSTVGKVRDVRMISDRNSRRSKGIAYVEFVDVSSVPLAIGLTGQRVLGVPIIVQASQAEKNRAAAMANNLQKGSAGPMRLYVGSLHFNITEDMLRGIFEPFGRIESIQLMMDSETGRSKGYGFITFSDSECAKKALEQLNGFELAGRPMKVGHVTERTDASSASSFLDSDELERTGIDLGTTGRLQLMARLAEGTGLQIPPAAQQALQMSGSLAFGAVAEFSFVIDLQTRLSQQTEASALAAAASVQPLATQCFQLSNMFNPQTEEEVGWDTEIKDDVIEECNKHGGVIHIYVDKNSAQGNVYVKCPSIAAAIAAVNALHGRWFAGKMITAAYVPLPTYHNLFPDSMTATQLLVPSRR from the exons ATGGCAGACGATATTGATATTGAAGCAATGCTTGAGGCCCCTTACAAGAAG GATGAGAACAAGTTGAACAGTGCTAACGGCCATGAAGAACGTAGCAAAAA gagaaaaaaaagcaagagcaGAAGTCGTAGtcatgagagaaaaagaagcaaaagtaaAGAACGGAAACGAAGTCgagatagagaaaggaaaaagagcaaAAGCCGAGAGCGGAAACGAAGTAGAAGCAAAGAACGGAGACGAAGCCGCTCACGAAGTCGAGATAGAAGATTCCGAGGCCGCTACAGAAGTCCCTA ctCCGGACCAAAATTTAACAGTGCCATCCGAGGAAAGATTGGGTTGCCTCATAGCATCAAATTAAG AAGACGTTCCCGAAGCAAAAGTCCATTCAGGAAAGACAAGAGCCCTGTGAG GGAACCTATTGATAATCTCACTCCTGAGGAAAGAGATGCAAGGACAGTTTTCTGCATGCAACTGGCAGCAAGAATTCGACCAAGAGATTTGGAAGAATTTTTCTCTACAGTAGGAAAG GTTCGAGATGTAAGAATGATTTCTGATAGAAATTCAAGACGTTCCAAAGGAATTGCCTATGTGGAATTTGTTGATGTCAGTTCAGTGCCTCTAGCAATTGGATTAACTGGCCAACGAGTTTTAGGAGTGCCAATCATAGTACAGGCATCACAG GCAGAAAAAAACAGAGCTGCTGCAATGGCAAACAATTTACAAAAGGGAAGTGCTGGACCTATGAGGCTCTACGTGGGCTCGTTGCACTTTAACATAACTGAAGATATGCTTCGGGGGATCTTTGAACCTTTTGGAAGG ATTGAAAGTATTCAGCTCATGATGGATAGTGAAACTGGTCGATCTAAGGGATATGGATTCATTACA TTTTCTGATTCAGAATGTGCCAAAAAGGCTTTGGAACAGCTTAATGGATTTGAGTTAGCTGGGAGACCAATGAAAGTTGGACATGTTACTGAACGAACTGATGCTTCTAGTGCTAGCTCATTTTTGGACAGTGATGAACTAGAAAGGACTGGAATTGACTTGGGAACAACTGGACGTCTCCAGTTAATGGCAAGACTTGCAGAGG GTACCGGTTTGCAGATTCCACCAGCAGCACAGCAAGCTTTACAAATGAGTGGCTCTTTGGCATTTGGTGCTGTGGCAG AATTCTCTTTTGTTATAGATTTGCAAACACGACTTTCCCAACAGACTGAAG CCTCAGCTTTAGCTGCAGCTGCATCTGTTCAACCTCTAGCCACACAGTGTTTCCAACTTTCCAACATGTTTAATCCTCAAAC agaaGAAGAAGTTGGATGGGATACAGAGATTAAAGATGATGTCATTGAAGAATGTAATAAACATGGAGGAGTCATTCATATTTATGTTGACAAAAATTCAGCTCAG GGCAATGTGTATGTGAAGTGCCCATCTATTGCTGCAGCTATTGCTGCTGTCAATGCATTGCATGGCAGGTGGTTTGCTG
- the Rbm39 gene encoding RNA-binding protein 39 isoform X9, which produces MKNVAKKLKVLHNNYLSPPHNNFVRRKKSKSRSRSHERKRSKSKERKRSRDRERKKSKSRERKRSRSKERRRSRSRSRDRRFRGRYRSPYSGPKFNSAIRGKIGLPHSIKLSRRRSRSKSPFRKDKSPVREPIDNLTPEERDARTVFCMQLAARIRPRDLEEFFSTVGKVRDVRMISDRNSRRSKGIAYVEFVDVSSVPLAIGLTGQRVLGVPIIVQASQAEKNRAAAMANNLQKGSAGPMRLYVGSLHFNITEDMLRGIFEPFGRIESIQLMMDSETGRSKGYGFITFSDSECAKKALEQLNGFELAGRPMKVGHVTERTDASSASSFLDSDELERTGIDLGTTGRLQLMARLAEGTGLQIPPAAQQALQMSGSLAFGAVAEFSFVIDLQTRLSQQTEASALAAAASVQPLATQCFQLSNMFNPQTEEEVGWDTEIKDDVIEECNKHGGVIHIYVDKNSAQGNVYVKCPSIAAAIAAVNALHGRWFAGKMITAAYVPLPTYHNLFPDSMTATQLLVPSRR; this is translated from the exons ATGAAGAACGTAGCAAAAA AGCTCAAAGTGCTTCATAATAACTACCTCAGTCCTCCTCACAACAACTTTGTTAG gagaaaaaaaagcaagagcaGAAGTCGTAGtcatgagagaaaaagaagcaaaagtaaAGAACGGAAACGAAGTCgagatagagaaaggaaaaagagcaaAAGCCGAGAGCGGAAACGAAGTAGAAGCAAAGAACGGAGACGAAGCCGCTCACGAAGTCGAGATAGAAGATTCCGAGGCCGCTACAGAAGTCCCTA ctCCGGACCAAAATTTAACAGTGCCATCCGAGGAAAGATTGGGTTGCCTCATAGCATCAAATTAAG CAGAAGACGTTCCCGAAGCAAAAGTCCATTCAGGAAAGACAAGAGCCCTGTGAG GGAACCTATTGATAATCTCACTCCTGAGGAAAGAGATGCAAGGACAGTTTTCTGCATGCAACTGGCAGCAAGAATTCGACCAAGAGATTTGGAAGAATTTTTCTCTACAGTAGGAAAG GTTCGAGATGTAAGAATGATTTCTGATAGAAATTCAAGACGTTCCAAAGGAATTGCCTATGTGGAATTTGTTGATGTCAGTTCAGTGCCTCTAGCAATTGGATTAACTGGCCAACGAGTTTTAGGAGTGCCAATCATAGTACAGGCATCACAG GCAGAAAAAAACAGAGCTGCTGCAATGGCAAACAATTTACAAAAGGGAAGTGCTGGACCTATGAGGCTCTACGTGGGCTCGTTGCACTTTAACATAACTGAAGATATGCTTCGGGGGATCTTTGAACCTTTTGGAAGG ATTGAAAGTATTCAGCTCATGATGGATAGTGAAACTGGTCGATCTAAGGGATATGGATTCATTACA TTTTCTGATTCAGAATGTGCCAAAAAGGCTTTGGAACAGCTTAATGGATTTGAGTTAGCTGGGAGACCAATGAAAGTTGGACATGTTACTGAACGAACTGATGCTTCTAGTGCTAGCTCATTTTTGGACAGTGATGAACTAGAAAGGACTGGAATTGACTTGGGAACAACTGGACGTCTCCAGTTAATGGCAAGACTTGCAGAGG GTACCGGTTTGCAGATTCCACCAGCAGCACAGCAAGCTTTACAAATGAGTGGCTCTTTGGCATTTGGTGCTGTGGCAG AATTCTCTTTTGTTATAGATTTGCAAACACGACTTTCCCAACAGACTGAAG CCTCAGCTTTAGCTGCAGCTGCATCTGTTCAACCTCTAGCCACACAGTGTTTCCAACTTTCCAACATGTTTAATCCTCAAAC agaaGAAGAAGTTGGATGGGATACAGAGATTAAAGATGATGTCATTGAAGAATGTAATAAACATGGAGGAGTCATTCATATTTATGTTGACAAAAATTCAGCTCAG GGCAATGTGTATGTGAAGTGCCCATCTATTGCTGCAGCTATTGCTGCTGTCAATGCATTGCATGGCAGGTGGTTTGCTG
- the Rbm39 gene encoding RNA-binding protein 39 isoform X3, producing the protein MADDIDIEAMLEAPYKKDENKLNSANGHEERSKKRKKSKSRSRSHERKRSKSKERKRSRDRERKKSKSRERKRSRSKERRRSRSRSRDRRFRGRYRSPYVILCFLFSSGPKFNSAIRGKIGLPHSIKLSRRRSRSKSPFRKDKSPVREPIDNLTPEERDARTVFCMQLAARIRPRDLEEFFSTVGKVRDVRMISDRNSRRSKGIAYVEFVDVSSVPLAIGLTGQRVLGVPIIVQASQAEKNRAAAMANNLQKGSAGPMRLYVGSLHFNITEDMLRGIFEPFGRIESIQLMMDSETGRSKGYGFITFSDSECAKKALEQLNGFELAGRPMKVGHVTERTDASSASSFLDSDELERTGIDLGTTGRLQLMARLAEGTGLQIPPAAQQALQMSGSLAFGAVADLQTRLSQQTEASALAAAASVQPLATQCFQLSNMFNPQTEEEVGWDTEIKDDVIEECNKHGGVIHIYVDKNSAQGNVYVKCPSIAAAIAAVNALHGRWFAGKMITAAYVPLPTYHNLFPDSMTATQLLVPSRR; encoded by the exons ATGGCAGACGATATTGATATTGAAGCAATGCTTGAGGCCCCTTACAAGAAG GATGAGAACAAGTTGAACAGTGCTAACGGCCATGAAGAACGTAGCAAAAA gagaaaaaaaagcaagagcaGAAGTCGTAGtcatgagagaaaaagaagcaaaagtaaAGAACGGAAACGAAGTCgagatagagaaaggaaaaagagcaaAAGCCGAGAGCGGAAACGAAGTAGAAGCAAAGAACGGAGACGAAGCCGCTCACGAAGTCGAGATAGAAGATTCCGAGGCCGCTACAGAAGTCCCTA tgtaattttgtgttttctttttagctCCGGACCAAAATTTAACAGTGCCATCCGAGGAAAGATTGGGTTGCCTCATAGCATCAAATTAAG CAGAAGACGTTCCCGAAGCAAAAGTCCATTCAGGAAAGACAAGAGCCCTGTGAG GGAACCTATTGATAATCTCACTCCTGAGGAAAGAGATGCAAGGACAGTTTTCTGCATGCAACTGGCAGCAAGAATTCGACCAAGAGATTTGGAAGAATTTTTCTCTACAGTAGGAAAG GTTCGAGATGTAAGAATGATTTCTGATAGAAATTCAAGACGTTCCAAAGGAATTGCCTATGTGGAATTTGTTGATGTCAGTTCAGTGCCTCTAGCAATTGGATTAACTGGCCAACGAGTTTTAGGAGTGCCAATCATAGTACAGGCATCACAG GCAGAAAAAAACAGAGCTGCTGCAATGGCAAACAATTTACAAAAGGGAAGTGCTGGACCTATGAGGCTCTACGTGGGCTCGTTGCACTTTAACATAACTGAAGATATGCTTCGGGGGATCTTTGAACCTTTTGGAAGG ATTGAAAGTATTCAGCTCATGATGGATAGTGAAACTGGTCGATCTAAGGGATATGGATTCATTACA TTTTCTGATTCAGAATGTGCCAAAAAGGCTTTGGAACAGCTTAATGGATTTGAGTTAGCTGGGAGACCAATGAAAGTTGGACATGTTACTGAACGAACTGATGCTTCTAGTGCTAGCTCATTTTTGGACAGTGATGAACTAGAAAGGACTGGAATTGACTTGGGAACAACTGGACGTCTCCAGTTAATGGCAAGACTTGCAGAGG GTACCGGTTTGCAGATTCCACCAGCAGCACAGCAAGCTTTACAAATGAGTGGCTCTTTGGCATTTGGTGCTGTGGCAG ATTTGCAAACACGACTTTCCCAACAGACTGAAG CCTCAGCTTTAGCTGCAGCTGCATCTGTTCAACCTCTAGCCACACAGTGTTTCCAACTTTCCAACATGTTTAATCCTCAAAC agaaGAAGAAGTTGGATGGGATACAGAGATTAAAGATGATGTCATTGAAGAATGTAATAAACATGGAGGAGTCATTCATATTTATGTTGACAAAAATTCAGCTCAG GGCAATGTGTATGTGAAGTGCCCATCTATTGCTGCAGCTATTGCTGCTGTCAATGCATTGCATGGCAGGTGGTTTGCTG